A region of Vitis vinifera cultivar Pinot Noir 40024 chromosome 13, ASM3070453v1 DNA encodes the following proteins:
- the LOC100259831 gene encoding ABC transporter B family member 20, with protein sequence MMISRGLFGWSPPHIQPLTPVSEVSEPPESPSPYLEPNVDAVPVEVEEEIEEPEEIEPPPAAVPFSRLFACADGLDWGLMVIGSLAAAAHGTALVVYLHYFAKIVQLLDVVPDARDELFRRSTELASTMVFIAVGVFVAGWIEVSCWILTGERQTAVIRSRYVQVLLNQDMSFFDTYGNNGDIVSQVLSDVLLIQSALSEKVGNYIHNMATFFSGLIIGFINCWEIALITLATGPFIVAAGGISNIFLHRLAENIQDAYAEAASIAEQAVSYIRTLYAFTNETLAKYSYATSLQATLRYGILISLVQGLGLGFTYGLAICSCALQLWVGRFLVIHGRAHGGEIITALFSVILSGLGLNQAATNFYSFDQGRIAAYRLFEMISRSTSVVNHDGNTLPSVQGNIEFRNVYFSYLSRPEIPILSGFYLSVPAKKAVALVGRNGSGKSSIIPLMERFYDPTLGEVLLDGENIKNLKLEWLRSQIGLVTQEPALLSLSIRDNIAYGRPSATSDQIEEAAKIAHAHTFISSLEKGYETQVGRAGLALTEEQKIKLSVARAVLSNPSILLLDEVTGGLDFEAERAVQEALDLLMLGRSTIIIARRLSLIRNADYIAVMEEGQLVEMGTHDELLTLDGLYAELLKCEEAAKLPRRMPVRNYKETATFQIEKDSSASHCFQEPSSPKMVKSPSLQRVPGIHGFRPSDLAFNSQESPKTRSPPPEQMMENGVPLDSTDKEPSIKRQDSFEMRLPELPKIDVQVAHQQTSNASDPESPVSPLLTSDPKNERSHSQTFSRPHSQFDDVPMRTKDAKDVRHRESPSFWRLVDLSLAEWLYAVLGSIGAAIFGSFNPLLAYVIALIVTAYYRGGEGGEHSHDDRRHLRQEVDKWCLIIACMGVVTVVANFLQHFYFGIMGEKMTERVRRMMFSAMLRNEVGWFDEEDNSADTLSMRLANDATFVRAAFSNRLSIFIQDSAAVIVAVLIGMLLGWRLALVALATLPILTVSAFAQKLWLAGFSRGIQEMHRKASLVLEDAVRNIYTVVAFCAGNKVMELYRRQLRKIFKQSFFHGMAIGFAFGFSQFLLFACNALLLWYTAVSVKNQYMDMPTALKEYMVFSFATFALVEPFGLAPYILKRRKSLTSVFEIIDRVPNIDPDDNSAMKPPNVFGTIELKNVDFCYPTRPEVLVLSNFSLKVSGGQTVAVVGVSGSGKSTIISLIERFYDPVAGQVSLDGRDLKSYNLRWLRNHLGLVQQEPIIFSTTIRENIIYARHNASEAEMKEAARIANAHHFISSLPHGYDTHVGMRGVDLTPGQKQRIAIARVVLKNAPILLLDEASSSIESESSRVVQEALDTLIMGNKTTILIAHRAAMMRHVDNIVVLNGGRIMEEGSHDSLVAKNGLYVRLMQPHFGKGLRQHHRLV encoded by the exons ATGATGATATCGAGAGGGCTGTTCGGGTGGTCTCCGCCGCACATACAGCCGCTGACGCCGGTGTCGGAGGTGTCGGAGCCTCCGGAATCCCCGTCGCCGTACTTGGAGCCGAACGTGGATGCGGTGCcggtggaggtggaggaggaGATTGAGGAGCCGGAGGAGATCGAGCCGCCGCCTGCGGCCGTGCCCTTCTCGCGGCTTTTTGCGTGTGCCGATGGACTCGACTGGGGTTTGATGGTGATTGGATCCTTGGCCGCTGCGGCTCACGGTACTGCACTGGTAGTTTACTTGCATTACTTTGCGAAGATTGTTCAGTTGCTGGACGTTGTTCCCGATGCACGGGACGAGTTGTTTCGTAGGTCTACGGAG CTTGCTTCTACTATGGTTTTTATTGCAGTGGGGGTTTTTGTTGCTGGTTGGATTg AGGTCTCATGTTGGATTCTTACCGGAGAACGGCAGACAGCTGTCATCAGATCAAGATATGTTCAAGTACTGCTCAATCAGGACATGAGTTTTTTTGATACATATGGTAACAATGGAGACATTGTGAGCCAAGTGCTGAGTGATGTGCTGCTCATTCAGTCTGCTCTTAGTGAAAAA GTTGGGAATTATATTCATAACATGGCTACTTTTTTTAGCGGCCTCATTATTGGATTTATCAACTGTTGGGAGATTGCCCTCATTACATTGGCCACTGGACCATTTATTGTTGCTGCTGGCggaatatcaaatatttttctgCATAGGCTTGCTGAGAATATTCAAGATGCCTATGCTGAAGCAGCAAGTATTGCTGAACAG GCAGTCTCTTATATTAGGACCCTATACGCATTCACAAATGAAACATTGGCCAAGTATTCCTATGCAACTTCACTACAAGCGACACTGAGATATGGCATATTGATAAGTCTTGTGCAAGGACTTGGGCTTGGATTTACATATGGGCTTGCAATATGTTCTTGTGCCTTACAGCTTTGGGTTGGAAGGTTCTTGGTTATACATGGAAGAGCTCATGGTGGTGAAATTATAACTGCACTATTCTCTGTAATTTTAAGTGGCCT TGGGCTTAATCAGGCAGCAACAAACTTCTATTCATTTGACCAAGGGCGAATTGCTGCGTATAGGCTTTTTGAGATGATAAGCCGTTCAACCTCTGTGGTTAATCATGATGGGAATACTCTACCTTCTGTACAAGGGAACATTGAGTTTCGGAATGTATATTTTAGTTACCTATCTCGTCCAGAAATTCCTATCTTGAGTGGGTTTTACCTAAGTGTACCTGCTAAAAAAGCAGTGGCACTTGTTGGCAGGAATGGCTCTGGAAAAAGCAGCATTATTCCGCTAATGGAGCGGTTTTATGATCCCACATTAG GAGAAGTCCTTTTGGATGGAGAGAATATTAAAAACCTGAAGCTGGAATGGCTAAGAAGCCAAATAGGACTTGTCACCCAGGAACCTGCTTTACTAAGTTTGAGTATTAGAGATAATATTGCTTATGGGCGACCTAGTGCTACTTCAGATCAGATTGAAGAAGCTGCTAAAATAGCTCATGCACATACATTTATCAGCTCACTTGAGAAAGGATATGAAACACAG GTGGGAAGGGCTGGTCTAGCATTGACTgaagaacagaaaataaaacTTTCTGTTGCTAGAGCAGTGCTTTCAAATCCATCTATTCTTCTGCTTGATGAGGTTACTGGAGGACTAGATTTTGAAGCTGAAAGAGCTGTACAGGAGGCTTTAGATCTCCTTATGTTGGGACGATCAACAATAATAATAGCTAGGCGGCTTAGTCTCATAAGGAATGCAGATTACATAGCTGTGATGGAGGAGGGTCAACTTGTTGAAATGGGTACACATGATGAATTATTAACTTTGGATGGCCTATATGCTGAGCTTCTCAAGTGTGAAGAAGCTGCAAAACTTCCAAGGAG GATGCCAGTGAGGAATTACAAGGAGACAGCAACTTTCCAAATTGAAAAAGATTCATCAGCAAGTCATTGTTTCCAAGAACCATCTTCCCCCAAAATGGTCAAATCACCTTCTCTTCAGAGAGTTCCTGGCATCCATGGATTTAGACCCTCAGATCTTGCTTTCAACTCACAAGAATCACCAAAAACTCGAAGCCCTCCACCTGAGCAAATGATGGAAAATGGTGTGCCTTTGGACTCTACGGATAAGGAGCCTTCAATAAAGAGGCAGGACAGTTTTGAAATGAGACTACCGGAGTTACCCAAGATTGATGTCCAGGTGGCACATCAACAAACATCGAATGCTTCAGACCCTGAATCCCCTGTTTCACCACTTTTGACATCTGATCCAAAAAATGAACGTTCCCATTCACAAACTTTTAGTCGGCCCCATAGTCAATTTGACGATGTGCCAATGAGAACAAAGGATGCAAAGGATGTGCGACATCGAGAATCACCTTCATTTTGGAGGCTTGTAGACCTTAGCTTGGCAGAATGGCTTTATGCTGTCTTAGGAAGTATTGGTGCTGCTATCTTTGGTTCTTTTAATCCACTTCTTGCTTATGTTATTGCACTGATAGTAACAGCATATTATAGAGGTGGTGAAGGTGGTGAACATTCTCATGATGATCGTCGTCACTTGAGGCAggaagtagataaatggtgctTGATCATTGCTTGCATGGGTGTTGTGACAGTGGTTGCCAATTTTTTGCAGCATTTCTACTTCGGTATCATGGGAGAGAAAATGACAGAAAGAGTTAGGAGAATGATGTTCTCAG CAATGCTGCGTAATGAAGTTGGATGGTTTGATGAAGAGGATAACAGTGCTGATACCTTGTCCATGCGGTTGGCAAATGATGCTACGTTTGTGCGAGCTGCATTTAGCAACCGACTTTCTATATTTATACAGGACAGTGCAGCTGTTATTGTGGCTGTCCTTATAGGGATGTTGCTGGGATGGAGATTGGCTCTTGTTGCTTTGGCAACCCTACCTATTCTTACTGTTTCTGCTTTCGCCCAG AAATTGTGGCTTGCTGGATTCTCAAGGGGCATACAGGAGATGCACAGGAAAGCATCTTTGGTTCTCGAGGATGCAGTTAGGAATATTTACACTGTTGTAGCTTTCTGTGCTGGCAACAAGGTAATGGAGCTTTACAGACGGCAACTGAGGAAAATATTCAAGCAGAGCTTTTTTCATGGAATGGCTATCGGTTTTGCTTTTGGCTTTTCACAGTTTCTTCTTTTTGCCTGCAATGCTCTTCTCCTCTGGTACACAGCAGTCTCTGTTAAAAACCAGTATATGGATATGCCTACAGCTCTCAAGGAGTACATGGTATTCTCTTTTGCGACCTTTGCCCTTGTGGAGCCTTTTGGCTTGGCTCCTTACATACTTAAACGACGAAAATCTCTTACTTCAGTATTTGAAATCATAGACCGAGTGCCTAATATTGACCCTGATGACAACTCAGCAATGAAACCCCCCAATGTATTTGGTACTATTGAGTTGAAAAATGTTGACTTTTGTTATCCAACACGGCCAGAAGTGCTAGTGTTGAGCAATTTCAGTCTTAAGGTCAGTGGAGGACAAACTGTAGCTGTAGTGGGAGTTTCAGGGTCAGGAAAAAGCACTATAATATCTTTAATAGAGAGATTTTACGATCCGGTTGCTGGTCAGGTTTCTCTAGATGGACGAGATTTGAAATCGTATAACTTGCGGTGGTTGAGGAACCACCTGGGTCTTGTTCAACAGGAACCTatcattttctcaacaaccattAGGGAAAATATCATATATGCAAGGCACAATGCAAGTGAAGCTGAGATGAAAGAGGCAGCAAGGATAGCAAATGCTCACCACTTCATCAGCAGCTTGCCTCATGGTTATGACACACATGTGGGGATGAGGGGTGTAGATCTAACCCCAGGACAAAAACAGAGAATTGCAATTGCTCGGGTGGTGTTGAAGAATGCACCTATCTTGCTGTTGGATGAAGCAAGCTCTTCCATTGAGTCTGAGTCAAGCCGAGTGGTGCAGGAGGCTCTTGATACATTGATCATGGGGAACAAAACAACTATTCTGATAGCCCACAGAGCTGCAATGATGAGGCATGTTGACAACATTGTAGTTCTTAATGGAGGGCGGATCATGGAGGAAGGGTCCCACGATTCTTTGGTGGCAAAGAATGGTTTGTATGTTCGTTTGATGCAACCCCACTTTGGGAAGGGTTTGCGTCAGCATCATCGACTTGTTTAG